GCGGGCGGCCGAGCGCGGACGACGCGTCGTGGTGCTCACCATCGACCCGGCCCGCCGGCTCGCGCAGGCGATGGGGATCGAGACCCTCGACAACACCCCCCGCCCGGTGCCGGACGTGCCCGGCAAGGGCTCGCTGGACGCGATGATGCTGGACATGAAGCGCACCTTCGACGAGGTGGTCACCAGCCAGGCCTCGCCGGAGAAGGCCCAGCAGATCCTGGACAACCCGTTCTACACCGCGCTCTCCAGCTCCTTCTCCGGGACGCAGGAGTACATGGCGATGGAGAAGCTGGGCCAGGTGCACCGGCAGGCCCAGCTGGACGGCTCCTACGACCTGATCGTCGTGGACACCCCACCCTCGCGCTCGGCGCTGGACTTCCTGGACGCCCCCGAGCGCCTCTCCAGCTTCCTCGACGGCCGGTTCATCCGGATGCTGATGGCCCCGGCCCGCGGCCCCGCGCGGCTGATGACCGCCGGCCTGAACGTCTTCACCAACGCCCTGACCAAGATCCTCGGCGCCCAGGTGCTGCGCGACATGCAGATCTTCGTCGCCGCCTTCGACACCCTCTTCGGCGGCTTCCGGGCGCGGGCGGAGAAGACCTTCGCCCTGCTCCAGGACGAGCAGACGGCGTTCCTGGTGGTGGCCGCGCCGGAGGAGGACGCCCTGCGCGAGGCGGCGTACTTCGTGGAGCGCCTCAGCGAGGAGGGCATGCCGCTGGCGGGCCTGGTGGTCAACCGGGCCAGCCCGCCCCCCGCGGTGGAGCTCTCGGCCGAGGAGGCCACGGCTGCGGCCGAGCGGCTGCGCCGCAGCGGGCGCGGCGACCTCACCGCCGGGCTGCTGCGCCTGCACGCCGACCGGGTCGCCATGGTGACCCGGGAGGCCCGCCTGGAGCAGCGCTTCGCCGCCGCGCACCCCACGGTCCCCGCCGCGGTGGTGCGGGCCCTGCCGACCGACGTGCACGACCTGGAGGGTCTGCGCGAGATCGGGGCCCTGCTCGCCGGCGAGCGCTGAGCGGTCCGGGTCGTCCGGGCCCGGGTACGACGACGCGGCCCGAGCCCCGCAGGGATCGGACCGCGACCTGCTCAGGTGCCGGGGCTCAGACCTGGACGGCCGGGCTCGCGGGCGAGCCGGTGCGGGTGTGCTCCTCGCGGGCGGTCTCCAGCACGTTGCGCCAGCTGGAGCCGGGGCGCCGACGCAGCAGCGCCCGGCGCTCACGCTCGGTCATGCCACCCCAGACGCCCCACTCGATCTGGTTGTCGAGCGCTTCCGCGAGGCACTCGGTACGCACGGAGCAACCGGTGCACAGCTGCTTGGCCTTGTTCTGCTCGGCGCCGCGCACGAACAGCTGGTCGGGGGCTGAATCCCGACAAGCTGCCTTTGACGTCCAGTCCTCGACCCACATGTTCTCTCCCCAAGATCCTCAATATGCGGGTGGACATCCCCATGAAGTCCACTCACGCTTTGTGACCAGTAGCAAAGGTATGGACCAGGGCCGGTAGCGAAACAGACTCTTATGGCCCACTTTGCATAGTC
The window above is part of the Nocardioides campestrisoli genome. Proteins encoded here:
- a CDS encoding ArsA family ATPase — its product is MSTRDRRTRVGPLASDVLEAPQLDVDALIDDPGVGIIVCCGSGGVGKTTTSAALALRAAERGRRVVVLTIDPARRLAQAMGIETLDNTPRPVPDVPGKGSLDAMMLDMKRTFDEVVTSQASPEKAQQILDNPFYTALSSSFSGTQEYMAMEKLGQVHRQAQLDGSYDLIVVDTPPSRSALDFLDAPERLSSFLDGRFIRMLMAPARGPARLMTAGLNVFTNALTKILGAQVLRDMQIFVAAFDTLFGGFRARAEKTFALLQDEQTAFLVVAAPEEDALREAAYFVERLSEEGMPLAGLVVNRASPPPAVELSAEEATAAAERLRRSGRGDLTAGLLRLHADRVAMVTREARLEQRFAAAHPTVPAAVVRALPTDVHDLEGLREIGALLAGER
- a CDS encoding WhiB family transcriptional regulator; its protein translation is MWVEDWTSKAACRDSAPDQLFVRGAEQNKAKQLCTGCSVRTECLAEALDNQIEWGVWGGMTERERRALLRRRPGSSWRNVLETAREEHTRTGSPASPAVQV